TGGTGGACTCGGGGGACGATGTCGAGCTACGTCAGCTTGCGCGGGAAGAGGCAGTCGATTTTGAAAAAAGAATTGCGGCAAAGGAAGAAGATCTGAAGTCCCTCCTGATTCCCCGCGATCCTAACGACAGTAAAGATGTCATACTTGAGATCCGTTCAGGCACCGGCGGGGAGGAAGCTGCGCTTTTCGCCGCAGATCTCTCGAGGATGTACACGCGTCTCGCAGACAGGCGGGGATGGAAAGTCGAGACTCTCGATTTCAACGAGACAGGCATCGGCGGATTCAAGGAAATCGTGCTGGGAGTAACGGGGCACGACGTATATGCCGATTTGAAATACGAAAGCGGCGTCCACAGGGTCCAGAGAGTTCCGGCGACAGAGTCAAGCGGGCGGATCCACACGTCTGCTGCAAGTGTGGTCGTGATGCCCGAAGCAGAAGAAGTGGAAGTAGAGATAGATCCGGACGAATTGAGGATCGACGTTTACAGGGCGGGCGGTCACGGCGGCCAGAACGTGAACAAGGTCGAAACGGCGATAAGGATAACGCATCTTCCGACAGGCATCGTGGTACAATGCCAGGATGAACGAAGCCAGTACAAGAACCGGCAGAAAGCCATGAAGATACTCCGTGCCCGTCTGTTCGACGTCATGGTACAGCAAAGGGATTCGGAAATCGCCGCGAAAAGAAAAACAATGGTCAGAAGCGGTGACCGGAGCGACAAGATCCGGACATACAATTTCCCTCAGAACAGGGTCACCGATCACCGGATAAATTTTACTCTCTACGATCTGCAATCCGTTCTCGACGGCAACCTGGACGAGTTGATCGAGCAGCTCCGTTTGGCAGAACGCGTACAACAGTTGGAGGCTTCACAAAAGTGAGCAGGACGTTCGGGAGCGCGAAATTCTATGGCGCGGCAGGGGCAGCCGGACTATTTCTTGCGGTAGCTTTAGGTGCATTTGCGGCTCACTCGCTTAGGGGGCGTATGGATAAGGAGATGCTTGAAGTATTTGAGACGGGCGTTCGTTATCAAGTGTATCACTCAATCGCACTTCTGGTTGTCGCGGGTCTTGCAGATCGAGGAGGTTTGTTTCGGTGGGCAGGGTTATTCTATGTTCTAGGAATAATTCTATTCTCCGGAAGTCTCTATTCGATCGCGTTCGGTGCTCCTGACAGCCTTGGATTTATCACGCCAATTGGCGGATTGAGTTTTCTGATCGGACATGCGAGTCTCCTGGTTGCGTTCCTCAAACACAGCAAGGTGTAATCCGATTCGACTGAGATTCTCTCAATAATGGCTTTGATTTTCTGAGTCGAGGCCGATATATTTAGATATAGCCTTTTGAATTAACATTCCTCGGTAGCTCAATCGGCAGAGTCCGTCCGAGAATCATGGACGGATTAAGCGATGGGTTGCGGGGAGGAAGAAGTTCTTTGAAGCAATACGACATTCCTCGGTAGCTCAATCGGCAGAGCAATCGGCTGTTAACCGATGGGTTGCAGGTTCGAGTCCTGCCCGAGGAGCAACGATAAGTTGAGGGGCCTCCCAGATAAATCGTTATATTCCTAACTTTTTCATCTTTCGCCAAAGTGTCGAAGGATGCATGCCGAGTTCAGCGGCCGCTTTCACTCTGCTCCCGCCATGCTTGTTCAGGGTGCTTACGATTACGGAAGCCTCTGCCTCTTTGATAGACGAGGGATTTGTGAAGTGTACTCCTCGATCTGCCTTCTTGATTCGTTCAGGCAGACACTCTGATCCGATAACGTCCTTTCCGCAAAGCACAAATGAATGCTCGATCACGTTCTCCAGTTCCCTCACGTTTCCAGGCCAGTCATATTTGCTGAGTACATCGTAAGCATCTGGGGAAAAGCGAACGACTTTCCTTGAGAATCTCTCGTTAAAATGAGTTATAAAGTGGGTTACTAACAGAGGGAGATCGTCCATCCTTTCTCTGAGCGGAGGGAGATGAACGTTTACGACATTAATTCTGTAGAAAAGATCCTTTCTGAATTTGCCGAGCTCTATTTGATCTTGCAGCGACTTGTTCGTAGCTGCGATGATTCTCGCGTTCATCTTTATGGTCCTATTGCCCCCGACCCGCTCAAACTGGCGAGTCTCGAGCACGCGCAAGAGTTTTGTTTGCACAGGCAGTGAGATGTCTCCGATTTCGTCCAGGAAAAGTGTGCCATCTTGCGCGAGCTCGAATTTTCCGATCTTTGTCTTGATCGCACCAGTGAATGCACCCTTCTCATGTCCGAACAATTCGCTTTCGATGAGCGATTCCGCGAATGCGCTGCAGTTCAGTGCGCCGAACGGCCCGTTGTGTCTTGCGCTATTGAGATGGATTGCCCTGGCAACAAGCTCCTTCCCTGTACCACTCTCGCCCGTGATCAGTACAGTTGAGTCCGTTTGGGAAACGCTGTCCAATAGCGTGAAGACCCGTCCCAACTCTTTGTTCTTGCCAATGATGTTCTCATATCTGAACTTCTCTTTCAAATGGTCCGAGAGATTCTTGATCTCGGAAATGTCGATGAAGGTCTCTACCGCACCGATTCTCTCTTGCTTGTTGTTCAGAAGGATCGCGGAGTTTACCCTTATTGGTACAGGCATCCCATCCTTATTCGTTATTTCGAGCTCATTTCCTATCGTCGGCTTTCCTTTCATTATCGTCTGTTCCATGTGGCATCCGTTTCGACACAGAGGTGACTTAAATATCTCCCAGCATTTCCTTCCGACAGCTTCCCCTTTTCTATAGCCCGTTATCTTCTCGGCGGAATTATTGAACGAAGTCACGTTCCAGTCATTATCTATCGTAAATGTCCCTTCGATATTGCTGTTGAATATTGCGTCGAGTCTGTTTCTCTGGTCGATGAGTTCCAGTGTTTTGGTTTCGAGGTCTTCATGCAGCCTAAGCATCTCCTTCGTATCGCGGAAAACAAAAACAACACTGGTAACTTCTTCCGATTTCCCAATCGGAGTGATCGATGCCAGCACATTCTTGATCTGCCCGTTCTTGTCGATGATATTGATCGACAGGTTGGACAGTCCTGTACCATCCGAGAGAGAATGGGAAACGTGTTCCACTTCCTGCTCGCTGCCTCGGAAAAGAATGTCGTAATGTTTGCCCACGATTTCGTCTTCACCATACCCCGTGATCCTCGAAGCTGCCTCGTTGAACACCATTATCTTGCAGTCCCGCCCGATGATGACTATCCCATCGGGGATGACCATGTTCTCCCTGCTCTCGTCGATGATGTTGATGACTTCTTTCATATTAGTTCCCCCTGCATCTCGTTTATGTTTGCTTGCCGCTGCTCAGGTTGACATTTCAATGTAATTGCAGTTGCGCAATCATTGCAATGGCCATTGCAATACCGCAAAGTATGTAAGCTTGTATCGCTTATTCCAAACGAAAAGCAAGGAAAATCGCGGCATGAGGATTGGCTTTATATCGCCGTAAATAACAAAAGGAAGTGAAAATGAATCGAAGATTAGCGGTGGCAATTGAAGAATCGAGCTCCGAAGAGCGGGTAGCTCAGCACTTCGGACATTGCGCCAAGTTCAATATCTGTGAGCTGGACTCAGAGAACAAAATTGTGAAGCAGGAATCCTATTTCAATCCTTTGAACGGCGAGCATGGCGGTGCGTGCCAGCTCCCTGCTTATGTCAAGCAATTCAACGTCGACACGATCATCGCAGGGGGAATGGGGCGCAAAGCTGTCATGGGCTTTCAGCAAGCAGGCATCGAAGTCATTACGGCGCCCGGACTTCTCTTCAGTGAGGCGTTGAAACTATTCACCGAAGGCAAGTTGAGCGGCTACGAGGAATGCGCAGGCCATGAGCATCATTCCTAAAAGTCAAGTAGAGTGACAGACCATGATAATGCCAATATATCTCTATGGGACGAGGGTCTGGGATGGTACAGTTCGTAAGATCGATACGTTCGATGAAAAACTCGTTGGTATAATTCGGAATATGTTCGAGACATTACGAAGCGCGGACGGCGTCGGCCTGTCCGCAACGCAGGTCGGGTTTCGGATATCTCTCTTCGTGATGGACATCTCGGAGATGGAAGGATATGCAGACGAACAACCGCTTGTCGTCATCAATCCAGAGATTCTTTCGTCGAGCGAAGAAACCAAGACGCTGGAGGAAGGATGTCTGAGTGTTCCGGGAATTTGTCTGGAGGTCACTCGCCCCGAATCCATCATTGTTCGATTTACTGATGGCAATTTTCAAACTGTCGAATGTGAATACAGTGTGGCCCTGGCCCGCGTGTTCCAGCATGAGTTTGATCACCTGCATCAGAAGTTCATCACAGATCGAGTATCAGCACTCAAGCGTCATATTCTCAAACCGAACCTGTCCAAAATCAAGCGAGGAGAGATTATTACGCGCTATCCAGTTATATCTCCGCCCGATGAAAAAGTCATGAGACGTCCCGAAGTTTTCGATTATGCGAAATGAAAGGAATTGGCTACGCGTTAAAAATTATCACTGCACGATTGTACAAAGCTGTTGTTAACAAACTCAAACAAAAGGAGATATAAATGTTTGGATATTATAACGACTTCGGTTACGGAAGAGGAATGGGTCATGGCTTTGGACACAGACACTGCCATGGCGACGTCTTTGGTCCTAACTACGGAATGGGAAGAGGCTTTGGTCGATTTGGAGGAGCTTTCTTTGGCGAAAGCGATGTCGATGTGCTGAAGCGCTATCGAGACCGTCTGGAACTTCATAAGAAATACATCGAAGCTGAACTCAAATACGTGGACGAGAGAATAACGTCGTTCGAAAAGTGATAAACATCGTGGCCGTGGTCTATGCACCACGACCACATCAAACTTGCTGAGGAGCTACAAATATGAGCAAAGGTCATGGCGGTGGCATGGGCGCAGGCGGATATTGTGTCTGCCTGAAGTGCGGGTACAAAAAACCTCACGAGCGAGGAGCGCCGTGTATGGAAGAGAGATGCCCTAACTGCGGGAAAGCCCTCATGCGTGAGGGATCTGAACACTACAATCTGGCATTAGCAAAGAAAGAGAAGAAGTAGGCTCATGTTCGTGCTATCGAGAATATTTTTTACAAAAGGGGTCGGAAAACACAAGGATTATCTAAGTTCATTTGAGCTTGCCCTTAGAGATGCGGGTATCGAGAAGTGCAACCTTATCTCAGTCAGCAGCATTTTCCCTCCGTGCTGTAAAAAAATCAGTTTGGCTGAAGGGCTGAAGGAAATACAAAGCGGGCAGATCACCTTCACCGTGATGGCGCGGAGCGCTACCAACGAGCCGAACCGCCTTGTCGCCGCATCCATAGGAGCTGCGATTCCAGCCGAATCGAATCAATACGGTTACCTTTCTGAACACCATGCTTTCGGCGTCAACGAAAAATCGGCAGGCGATTACGCAGAGGATCTCGCCGCGCAAATGCTCGCGACCACTCTCGGAGTGGAATTTGATCCGAACACAGACTGGAACGAGCGTGAGCAGGTGTTCAGGATGTCTGAGAAAATAGTCCGCACGTTCAACCTAACTCAGACAGCTGAGGGAGACAAAAACGGGTTATGGACGACAGTTGTGGCAGCTGCCATTCTATTGCCATGAACCAAGGAGCACCATGCCGCTGTTTAGAACCGAAATAGAGTTTGAGGTCAGCACTTACGACATCGACGCAGCACACCACGTAAACAATATAGTTTATGTCAGATGGCTCGAAGACCTGCGATGCAAG
The sequence above is drawn from the Candidatus Kryptoniota bacterium genome and encodes:
- a CDS encoding ferredoxin — its product is MSKGHGGGMGAGGYCVCLKCGYKKPHERGAPCMEERCPNCGKALMREGSEHYNLALAKKEKK
- a CDS encoding DUF423 domain-containing protein codes for the protein MSRTFGSAKFYGAAGAAGLFLAVALGAFAAHSLRGRMDKEMLEVFETGVRYQVYHSIALLVVAGLADRGGLFRWAGLFYVLGIILFSGSLYSIAFGAPDSLGFITPIGGLSFLIGHASLLVAFLKHSKV
- the def gene encoding peptide deformylase — protein: MIMPIYLYGTRVWDGTVRKIDTFDEKLVGIIRNMFETLRSADGVGLSATQVGFRISLFVMDISEMEGYADEQPLVVINPEILSSSEETKTLEEGCLSVPGICLEVTRPESIIVRFTDGNFQTVECEYSVALARVFQHEFDHLHQKFITDRVSALKRHILKPNLSKIKRGEIITRYPVISPPDEKVMRRPEVFDYAK
- a CDS encoding sigma 54-interacting transcriptional regulator, translating into MKEVINIIDESRENMVIPDGIVIIGRDCKIMVFNEAASRITGYGEDEIVGKHYDILFRGSEQEVEHVSHSLSDGTGLSNLSINIIDKNGQIKNVLASITPIGKSEEVTSVVFVFRDTKEMLRLHEDLETKTLELIDQRNRLDAIFNSNIEGTFTIDNDWNVTSFNNSAEKITGYRKGEAVGRKCWEIFKSPLCRNGCHMEQTIMKGKPTIGNELEITNKDGMPVPIRVNSAILLNNKQERIGAVETFIDISEIKNLSDHLKEKFRYENIIGKNKELGRVFTLLDSVSQTDSTVLITGESGTGKELVARAIHLNSARHNGPFGALNCSAFAESLIESELFGHEKGAFTGAIKTKIGKFELAQDGTLFLDEIGDISLPVQTKLLRVLETRQFERVGGNRTIKMNARIIAATNKSLQDQIELGKFRKDLFYRINVVNVHLPPLRERMDDLPLLVTHFITHFNERFSRKVVRFSPDAYDVLSKYDWPGNVRELENVIEHSFVLCGKDVIGSECLPERIKKADRGVHFTNPSSIKEAEASVIVSTLNKHGGSRVKAAAELGMHPSTLWRKMKKLGI
- a CDS encoding NifB/NifX family molybdenum-iron cluster-binding protein → MNRRLAVAIEESSSEERVAQHFGHCAKFNICELDSENKIVKQESYFNPLNGEHGGACQLPAYVKQFNVDTIIAGGMGRKAVMGFQQAGIEVITAPGLLFSEALKLFTEGKLSGYEECAGHEHHS
- a CDS encoding arginine decarboxylase, pyruvoyl-dependent; protein product: MFVLSRIFFTKGVGKHKDYLSSFELALRDAGIEKCNLISVSSIFPPCCKKISLAEGLKEIQSGQITFTVMARSATNEPNRLVAASIGAAIPAESNQYGYLSEHHAFGVNEKSAGDYAEDLAAQMLATTLGVEFDPNTDWNEREQVFRMSEKIVRTFNLTQTAEGDKNGLWTTVVAAAILLP
- the prfA gene encoding peptide chain release factor 1, translated to MRERLEKIKARYDELTDLLSDSTVISNQDRYREFSKELSDITPIVKAYEELLTLEKGLKETSGMVDSGDDVELRQLAREEAVDFEKRIAAKEEDLKSLLIPRDPNDSKDVILEIRSGTGGEEAALFAADLSRMYTRLADRRGWKVETLDFNETGIGGFKEIVLGVTGHDVYADLKYESGVHRVQRVPATESSGRIHTSAASVVVMPEAEEVEVEIDPDELRIDVYRAGGHGGQNVNKVETAIRITHLPTGIVVQCQDERSQYKNRQKAMKILRARLFDVMVQQRDSEIAAKRKTMVRSGDRSDKIRTYNFPQNRVTDHRINFTLYDLQSVLDGNLDELIEQLRLAERVQQLEASQK